The genome window AAAAAATTGTTCAATCTCATGCGAGACTTCTACCAGTTTATGTATGCGCCCGTTGCGAAGATGCTTATGGGACCGAATAGACAAGACTTGATCGAAGGAAAATACGAACATGTTTCCGTTATCTATACAGACTTTAAAGGATTTTCAGCTCAGTCTTCCCTTTATGCTCCGAGACAAGTTGTTGAATATTTGAATAAAAGCTTTGCTGTGATGGAGAAAATCGTAACCAAACATAAAGGAATCATTGATAAGCATATTGGTGATGCCTTGATGGTATATTTTATTCCTGAACCTGGTGAAACAAATACAGCGAAGCGTGCAGTCATCTGTGGAATCGAGATGCAAGAAGAGTATACAAAACTCTATCATGAACTCAAGGATCAAGGCGGTCTTTCTTGTCTTCTCCGTATAGGAATCAATTCGGGTGATGCAATTCTTGGTGCAATCGGTTCGGAAAAGTTAGAAGTCACTGTTATCGGCAATACTGTAAATATGGCGAATCGAGTTGAATCAGCAGCTCTTCCTGGTGGGATAGGACTGTCCCCAGCAACTGCAACACAAAGCCAAATTCAATACTGGGTTGGTACAGATTGTCCGAATTGGAAGACTCGAACAGATATTACATCAGTAAAACATCTTGAGAATTTTGAAGTATTCCAAATCTATAAAGATATTTACTTAGAAAACCATGAATGAATATTTAGTCAAAGTTGGTATTTAATTCGGATCCCTCTGGCTAAATTTTTATGAAAAAAATAATACACTACTACGTCTACAATCCCCTTGTAGCAAACCTTACTCTAATTTTCCTATTCCTAACTGGCTTGATTTCTCTTTACTCAATGAAGCAGGAAGCTTTTCCACGTGTAAACTTACGCCAAGTGAGAATCCTGACGGTTTTTCCAGGTGCGAGCCCAATCGACGTTGAAAAGAAAATCACGATACCGATTGAAGAAAAATTACGAGAAGTTGAAGGATTGGATTCCGTTCGTTCGATTTCGCGAAATTCAGAATCCGATATCAATATCAAAATTGATTTAGAGCATCCAGATCCAGACCAAGTAGTCAACGATCTTAGACGTGCGGTTGATCGTGTTACAAATTTTCCCATAGAAGTTCGAGATAGACCGGTTGTCACAGAACAAAAAAGTTCTAATTTCCCAATCTTAGAAATCGCTGTCTCAGGAAATATTACTGAGCAAGAATTGCAACAATCTGTACGCTTTATTGATGATGAATTGCGAAAAGTTCCTGGTGTTTCGCGGGTTGATCTTTTTGGAAAAAGAAAAGAAGAATGGAGAATCTTAGTCAATCCGATTCTCCGCAAAAAGTATGTAATCAATTTCAGTGATATTTATGAATCAATCAATCGAAGAATAGTAAGTATTCCCGGTGGCTCTTTTTTATCACCTATAACAAAGGATATTCGAGTCACTGGTGAAGTTGAAAAAATTGATGAACTCAAAAATATTACAATTCGTTCGAACGAGAACGGACAATCTGTCCAACTCTCTCAAGTAGCAAATCTTAATGAGACTTATGAAAGACCGCGTGCCTTCGCTCAATCCAATGGGAAAGAAGCTGTTACTTTACAGATAATCAAAAAAGACAGCGGTGATATAATTGAAACTGTAAATGCCATTCATGCAAAATTGGAAGAACTGAAACCTCAATTGGTCAAGGGTATAGAAATTATTGACTTAAATGATGAGGGTCTCCGTGCAACAAAGAGGTTAGATGTTGTATTAACCAATTCGATGCAGGGTTTGATATTGGTTGTTCTAGTTCTAATTGTATTTTTCTCTTTTCGGGATGCTATAATTTCCAGTTTATCGTTACCTCTGACACTACTTGGAACTATTATCGCATTTCCTTTTTTTGACATCTCATTCAATTTAGTTTCGATGCTTGGAATAATTATCGCTCTTGGAATGTTAGTTGATAATAGTATAATTATTTCCGAAAATATTTATAAACTAAAGAAATCTGGTATTAACGCTCGAGATGCATCCGTACAGGGTGCAAGCGAATTGATTGTTCCTATTTTTGGATCTTATTTAACTACAGTTGCTGCATTTCTTCCTTTGGCATTGATGAGTGGGATTATGGGAAGGTTTATCTGGCAGATTCCGTTCATGGTAATTGTTGCGCTCACTTTCAGCCTTTTTGAATCTTTCTTACTTCTGCCGGGAAGATATGCGATGTTCGGAAAGAACCCAAAAGAAAAAGAGGCGAAAAACAGGGTTCGCAGAGTTTTTCGTGATGTTCTTGAGAGATCTTTTGATAACTTGAGAAATAGTTTTGTTCGCGGAATCCGAGTTGTAGTCCGAAGACCAATCACTACTCTCGCTGTAATCTATTCGATACTAATTGGATCTGTGTTGGTTCTCGGAATCATGAATTTTAATTTATTTCCAAAAGAAGGAATCGATTATGTTCTTATACGAGCAGAATTCCCAGCTTCCTACAGTGCGCAAGAGACTGCAAGAAAGCTCGCTTATTTTGACGAAGTCATTGCCAAAATTCCAAAAAATGAGATCCAATCATCCATACTTAAAATTGGAATACAACAAACTGATCCCACTGACCCACTAACACGCGTAGGCGAGAATCTAGGAATGGCACAAATTATTTTGGTTCCGGAAACCGAGCGTAAGCGTACAGCTCAGGTTATATTTGGCGAATTGGATGAAGAACTAAAACAAATTCCTGATGCTACTTCAGTCATGGTTGACCTTGTTGTAAATGGTCCACCCATTGGTGCTGCAGTCACTGTTGCAATTGAAGGAAGAGACTATAAAGTTCTTGAAGAAATTTCCCAAGAAATGAAATCCATGCTCAGAACTATGGATGGAGTCATCAATATCGGGGATGATTATAATTTCGGACGAGAAGAAATTCAGATTCGAGTCAAAGATGCCAATTCAGCACTAACAGGAATTGATACTTCAACCGTTGCAAGTTACGTTCGAACAGCAATCGAGGGAGTTGAAGCTGCAAGTCTCAGAAAAGGTAAAGACGAAATCAAAGTCATGATCCTCAATCAAGATGAATTTAGATCTCAAACCAATGATCTGGATAGAATCGAAATTGCAAACCGATATGGGCTCCTAACTCCAATCGGAGCAGTTACAACTAGGAATGTTTATAAAGGTGTCGAAGCATATTTCCACAATGATTTTGAAAAAGCAATTACTGTTACAGCCGATGTTAATGAGGAAATCATAACTTCTGGAGCTGTGAACGAAAAAATATTAGAATATTTTTCCGATATTGGCAAACGGTATTCTGGATACGCAATCAAGTTTCGAGGTGAGCAGGAAAGCACGGACAAATCTATGGTTTCTCTAGGAAAGGCAACCTTACTTGCGTTATTTGCAATTTATGCGATTCTCGCTATCATCTTCAATAGTGCACTCAAACCTCTAGTCATTCTCTCTTGTATTCCTCTCGGTTTTGTCGGAGTTGTGATCGGTTTTATTCTTTCTGGTAAGACTCTTTCGTTCTTGGCTATGGTCGGAATCATTGGTTTAGCGGGCGTTATTGTGAATGCGTCAATTGTGCTAGTTGATACAATTCAAGAGTATGAGAAAAAGGGAATACCATTCAATGATTGCTTAATTGAAGCTGCGAGTGATCGTTTTCGTCCAATTCTTGTAACGACATTTACGACTATGGCTGGAATGATTCCTACTGCTTATGCGATTGGAGGATCGGATCCAATTCTAATTCCTATGACTCTATCACTTGCATGGGGACTTGGTTTCGGATCATTTGGATCGTTAGTGTTTATTCCTGCAGTTTTTTCTCTCTATGGAAAGGTTGTTGGAAAAAAATAATTTCTAAGAAGTTTCACAAATTATATTGAATTTTATAATTGTCTAATAGACAAATTATCATCAAGAAAGAGGATATAAACATAATGAATTATTTAGATCAATTGAAATGGCGCTACGCAACAAAAAAGATGAATGGAGCAAAAGTTCCTAAAGAAAAAATTGACAATATCCTTGAAGCAATTCAACTATCTGCATCATCCTTAGGATTTCAACCTTACTCTATCTATGTTATTGAATCCGACTCTATGAAAAATAAAATTTTCGAATCTGGAGCCTGTACACAATCTCAAGTAAAAGCTGGATCACATTTAATTGTCTTTGCCGCCTGGTCGGAATCCAATCCAAAACAAGTAGATAATTTCTTCAATCTTATTGCTTCCACTCGCAGTGTAAGCCTTGAGAGCTTGGCTGGATTTAGAAAGTCCGTTGAATCAGCTGTGCTGTCCAAATCTCCAGACCAAATGCTAGAATGGTCAGCGAGACAAGCTTATATAGCATTAGGATTTGCACTGAATGCTTGTGCAATTGAGTCAATTGATGCAACTCCTATGGAAGGATTTGATCCAGCAAAAATGGATGAAGTTCTCGGACTTACTGCAAGAAAAGAGAAATCTGTTGTAATGATGGCTTTAGGTTACAGAGATGCTGAGAATGATCCACTTTCCAAAGCAAAGAAAGTTCGCAGGCCTAAATCTGAATTATTTCAAATCTTATAAATTATAACTTTCAAAAGCTCTATTTATAATTTTTTGCCAAGCCATCTTGATAGCTTAGTACTTCCGCAACTATTGAGATGGGTATAGTCAGTAAAATCTCCTGTATCAAAAATTTCATTCGGAACTTCGATAAATTCTGCATCGGTCGCCTGTTTAGTTAAATCGTTCCATACTATTGGAAAAATTGTTTCTAACTCTTCCATTTCCGGAGAAAAGGGAATCTTAACAAAAATAGTTTTTTCATTTCGTCTATGAATTTGGGATTGAATTCTAATCAATGAATCAATTGAAGTTTTTCTAATATTTGAAAAAGCTAAACCCATCTCTTTTGGCAATTTTGCTCTTATATCCTTCCCATTGCATTCTTTCGAACTTCCCTCGTAGTTTCTCCATTCCCATAATCCTTGTTTGGGCAAAATACTAATTAAATATTCATTATTTTTTCTTCTTTCTTTCAAAATTTGAATTGGATCTCTTCCTAAAACATCTTGTAAAATATTGGAGTCGGAATTAATTCCGTCCACCATAGGTAAAATTCGCGCTGGAGCCGAAACTTGAGAATTGAATACAACTATAGGAAAAGCAATGGATACCAAATGAAATAGGAAAGAACTCGCATCGGTATAATAGCTTTTCCACAAATCGGTTTTCCATAAAATTCTATATGATTTACGTCCAAAATTCAATTGCAGTGGTTTATGAGCTTGGTATACATCTGATTTCGTAACATTGGTTGGAGAAAGATTGATCCAGTAGATGTCGGATTGAATCCCCTTCGACCAGATTTCATCTAGATCCAGTTCTATACCTTCTGGTTGCTGACTTGGTTTAGCTATGATTAATATATCATCCTGATTGATATTTGAAATTTTACTAAATTCATCGAGGTTCAAACCACTAATCCATTGACTGTCTCCCAAAATAATTAGTTTGTAGTTTTTTGCCTTGTAATCTCTATCTTTAGTCCAATTCCAATAGAATGCAGACTCTTCCAAAAAAATATTCATTATGTGAGGAGATAAGAATGAAATTGCTAATATTGAAATGAATGTTGCTAATAAAATTTTTTTCATTTATATTTGTATTCTATTCCTAAAATTGAAAATAGAAAAACTCCATCTTCTCAAAGATTCCAAAAAATAAAAATAATATAATTCCTATCATAATTGTTGAATAAAGTAATATTGGGTGAGCTTGAAACCAGACAAGAGGCTCTGATTCTTTTCTAAGAAATTGAATTCCATCAACTATCAAAATTGGTGATATAAAAAAAAGTATCTTTAGAAAAAGTACCAAATTAAAATAAAAACCAAAATTCACTTCTAATAGATAAATCAAACCATTCCAATCAGGAACCCGAAATAATAACAGTCCGTATGCAAAACTCCAGAAGGTTACAAACCATCCGACGACAGATAAAAGGTTTGATATTTTATCAAATTTGAACCAACGATTCTGCATGAGTACATTGTAGAATACAATATTTAACCCACAATAGATTCCCCAGATCAAATACCCATACGTCGCTCCATGCCATAATCCTCCAAGAGTCCAGACAATCACGATATTTATATTTTGCCGCAACAATCCAATTCTATTGCCACCTAACGGTATATAGAGATAGTCACGAAGCCAAGAAGAAAGAGATATATGCCACCTTTTCCAAAACTCAGCCACAGACGTTGCAAAAAATGGCAAATTGAAATTTAACATTAACCGGAAACCCAGCATTTTTGCCATTCCACGTGCTGCATCCGTATATCCGCTGAAGTCTGCATAGACCTGAAAAGCAAAACAAAGAGCCACCCAAGAAACAATTCCCGGTTCCATCAAGGATGGGTTAGATAACATTTTATCTACGAAAGGACTCAAATTATCTGCGATAAAAACTTTCTTAAAAATTCCCCATAGGAAAAGCAAAAATCCATGATTCCATTCTACTGATTCAATTCGCCTTGGATTAGATATCTGAGGAAGCAAAGAAGACGGTCTTTCGATTGGACCCGCAAGCAAAAGTGGAAAAAATAAATCATAAACTGCAAATTCAAGTAAAGATTCAGTCGGCTTGATCACTTGCCTGTAAATATCAAATAAATAACTTATATTATGAAATGTATAAAAGCTGATTCCTATAGGTAAGATAATCTCAGGAATTGGAAGCTTGTAATCAAATCCAAGAAATATTGCCAAATCATTTCCACTACCCAAAAGAAACATCGCATATTTAAAAAAACCGAGAACGAAGAGATTAGTAACAATTCCAAAAATAAAATATTTTCTTTTCGTAATTGAATTCGTATTTTCGAAAATATATTTTCCAAGTTTAAAATTAAATAAAATCATTACCAATAAAAGAAAAGTCATCCTCCAATCCCAGAAGGAATAGAAGAAGATCCCACTAACTAAAAGTAATTGATTTTGTTTTGTTTTATGAAAATTATAATAAAAGAAAAGAAATACTGCGAAGAATAAAAGAAAAGGAAGTGAATTGAAAAGCATTACGCCTCTTCAATCATTTCCATAAATTGCTCTTTCATTTTAGAATCACGAGGATATTCCAGAGTCAAAATTCTATAACTTGCCTTGAATTGCGTTTTAGCATTTTCTTCTGGAGGCTTAAAGTGGTTCTTGATTTTTCGAACGAGAATATCAGACTCTTCCTTATCCTTTGAATGAAAAATCGCTACGAATTTTCCTGGACCAACTCTAACATAATGGTCGTTCTCACCTAAATGTTCGAGAATACTTTTACGCAACATATCGCAATATACAGCGAAATAGCTGTCACCCAGGATTTGTATCATTCTAGGATAGTTCTGAACTTTGAATACAGCAACAGTAAAAGAAGTGTTTAGACTATTAGCTTTTTGGATTTCGGAAGTCAACCGCTCATCAATTGGAGAGAATGGATTTCTAAAGGAATTATCTTTCTCATCCAATATCAAAATATTCGCAAATACGGGAGCGATTAACTCAAACAAACCGAGAACGGTTTCTTTAGTTAAAGGATTCCACGGCTCTTCTAGTTTATGAATGATAAAAATTCCAACTAACCAATTCAAATTAATCATAGGAATCATAGTAAATTGTTCGATGATTCCGATCTCATCATTAGGAATCAGAGATAACAATTCAGAGTCATTTGCAAAATTATCAACCGTGTAGATTCCATTGACATTGGAAACCATTCCAACCAAGTCGGAATTTCGTTTCAAACGAAAAGAATCTATTGTTGCAGGCGTTAGTTGATTCGAAGAAAATATTTTATACTCGTCCTTACGGATTGGATCGAAGATGAGAAATGTGAAAAGAGAGACTTTGAATCTTTCTTTCATGACTTTTACAAGAAGATCGTAAGCAACATCCAATTTTCGAAAGGCTGCCATCTCACGAGCCACTGCCATAACCGAATTATTAGCATCCAGTTTTTCATTGATTCGTTCAATCTGGGCTGCTCTCTCTTCGAACTCGCCAACTCGATCGAAAACAGATCCAGCAATATCGGCGAGAATCTTTATAAATTCCAAATCATCAGTAATATACTCTTCTCCATTGATCAATGGACCAAGTGCTATGAAGCCATAGAACTGATCCATAAATCGAATCGGTGCGATGATTTCTGCATTCATAGCTTCAAGGATTTTCTTTTCTGAAGTCGGTATATTTCCAGATAGCAATTCTCCAGCATACATAACGGATTCACTAGATTTTACTTTATTGTAGATTTCATCTGCTTTGGTAAAGCTCCAATCTGATGTGGGTTGAAACCCGCTATATTCCAATAAATCAAGACGTTCAAAATTTCCTGTGACAGATGAGAAAATCGCCATTGTCTCAGAGCCAACTTGACCTATGATCGAATAATTTAAGTTAGCAAAAAATTGATCGTAAGTTGATGCAGAAGCAATTTCTTTCGTTATTTCGAAAATTGCTTTATAGTTTTCGATTTTTTTCTTGGAAGCGAGATGGTATTCGATCGGAGCAGTTGTAAAATCAGATTCATCATCGAATAAGAATTCTTCGTTCTCTTTAACTGTATCTTTAGATGAAGGCTGAATGGGAGTTCGCTCAGAAGATTCTCTAGCTTCGTCTTCCCAGACATCAAATTCATTAACATCAATATCGTGAACCAAACTTTCGTTAGCTAGTTTAGTCTCATCTTCTTTTAATTTTTCGGCTTTCTTAAGTAGACCAACAAATGGAGTATCCGTCGAACTTTTAACAGTAGAATCTACTAAGAAATCTTCCGCTCTTGATAGCAATCCACCAGCCTTCTCGATTGGATGGGTAC of Leptospira sp. GIMC2001 contains these proteins:
- a CDS encoding efflux RND transporter permease subunit; the protein is MKKIIHYYVYNPLVANLTLIFLFLTGLISLYSMKQEAFPRVNLRQVRILTVFPGASPIDVEKKITIPIEEKLREVEGLDSVRSISRNSESDINIKIDLEHPDPDQVVNDLRRAVDRVTNFPIEVRDRPVVTEQKSSNFPILEIAVSGNITEQELQQSVRFIDDELRKVPGVSRVDLFGKRKEEWRILVNPILRKKYVINFSDIYESINRRIVSIPGGSFLSPITKDIRVTGEVEKIDELKNITIRSNENGQSVQLSQVANLNETYERPRAFAQSNGKEAVTLQIIKKDSGDIIETVNAIHAKLEELKPQLVKGIEIIDLNDEGLRATKRLDVVLTNSMQGLILVVLVLIVFFSFRDAIISSLSLPLTLLGTIIAFPFFDISFNLVSMLGIIIALGMLVDNSIIISENIYKLKKSGINARDASVQGASELIVPIFGSYLTTVAAFLPLALMSGIMGRFIWQIPFMVIVALTFSLFESFLLLPGRYAMFGKNPKEKEAKNRVRRVFRDVLERSFDNLRNSFVRGIRVVVRRPITTLAVIYSILIGSVLVLGIMNFNLFPKEGIDYVLIRAEFPASYSAQETARKLAYFDEVIAKIPKNEIQSSILKIGIQQTDPTDPLTRVGENLGMAQIILVPETERKRTAQVIFGELDEELKQIPDATSVMVDLVVNGPPIGAAVTVAIEGRDYKVLEEISQEMKSMLRTMDGVINIGDDYNFGREEIQIRVKDANSALTGIDTSTVASYVRTAIEGVEAASLRKGKDEIKVMILNQDEFRSQTNDLDRIEIANRYGLLTPIGAVTTRNVYKGVEAYFHNDFEKAITVTADVNEEIITSGAVNEKILEYFSDIGKRYSGYAIKFRGEQESTDKSMVSLGKATLLALFAIYAILAIIFNSALKPLVILSCIPLGFVGVVIGFILSGKTLSFLAMVGIIGLAGVIVNASIVLVDTIQEYEKKGIPFNDCLIEAASDRFRPILVTTFTTMAGMIPTAYAIGGSDPILIPMTLSLAWGLGFGSFGSLVFIPAVFSLYGKVVGKK
- a CDS encoding NAD(P)H-dependent oxidoreductase; its protein translation is MNYLDQLKWRYATKKMNGAKVPKEKIDNILEAIQLSASSLGFQPYSIYVIESDSMKNKIFESGACTQSQVKAGSHLIVFAAWSESNPKQVDNFFNLIASTRSVSLESLAGFRKSVESAVLSKSPDQMLEWSARQAYIALGFALNACAIESIDATPMEGFDPAKMDEVLGLTARKEKSVVMMALGYRDAENDPLSKAKKVRRPKSELFQIL
- a CDS encoding MBOAT family O-acyltransferase, encoding MLFNSLPFLLFFAVFLFFYYNFHKTKQNQLLLVSGIFFYSFWDWRMTFLLLVMILFNFKLGKYIFENTNSITKRKYFIFGIVTNLFVLGFFKYAMFLLGSGNDLAIFLGFDYKLPIPEIILPIGISFYTFHNISYLFDIYRQVIKPTESLLEFAVYDLFFPLLLAGPIERPSSLLPQISNPRRIESVEWNHGFLLFLWGIFKKVFIADNLSPFVDKMLSNPSLMEPGIVSWVALCFAFQVYADFSGYTDAARGMAKMLGFRLMLNFNLPFFATSVAEFWKRWHISLSSWLRDYLYIPLGGNRIGLLRQNINIVIVWTLGGLWHGATYGYLIWGIYCGLNIVFYNVLMQNRWFKFDKISNLLSVVGWFVTFWSFAYGLLLFRVPDWNGLIYLLEVNFGFYFNLVLFLKILFFISPILIVDGIQFLRKESEPLVWFQAHPILLYSTIMIGIILFLFFGIFEKMEFFYFQF
- a CDS encoding GAF domain-containing protein yields the protein MSLLGKAEELQTDSSSRTHPIEKAGGLLSRAEDFLVDSTVKSSTDTPFVGLLKKAEKLKEDETKLANESLVHDIDVNEFDVWEDEARESSERTPIQPSSKDTVKENEEFLFDDESDFTTAPIEYHLASKKKIENYKAIFEITKEIASASTYDQFFANLNYSIIGQVGSETMAIFSSVTGNFERLDLLEYSGFQPTSDWSFTKADEIYNKVKSSESVMYAGELLSGNIPTSEKKILEAMNAEIIAPIRFMDQFYGFIALGPLINGEEYITDDLEFIKILADIAGSVFDRVGEFEERAAQIERINEKLDANNSVMAVAREMAAFRKLDVAYDLLVKVMKERFKVSLFTFLIFDPIRKDEYKIFSSNQLTPATIDSFRLKRNSDLVGMVSNVNGIYTVDNFANDSELLSLIPNDEIGIIEQFTMIPMINLNWLVGIFIIHKLEEPWNPLTKETVLGLFELIAPVFANILILDEKDNSFRNPFSPIDERLTSEIQKANSLNTSFTVAVFKVQNYPRMIQILGDSYFAVYCDMLRKSILEHLGENDHYVRVGPGKFVAIFHSKDKEESDILVRKIKNHFKPPEENAKTQFKASYRILTLEYPRDSKMKEQFMEMIEEA